The following are from one region of the Trichoplusia ni isolate ovarian cell line Hi5 chromosome 1, tn1, whole genome shotgun sequence genome:
- the LOC113500241 gene encoding uncharacterized protein LOC113500241, with translation MTCKYLAFEENFSYAQNLRAPPNVILVKWNNTLSETYRLTSGVRQGGLTSPVLFNLYINELIEELSSTRVGCQVGGVRVNNLSYADDMVLLSPSVNENLMDDDDMERQRRSIACRSNMLARRFYHCSKQVKVTLFKAYCQSFYTSQLWYRFTRSAFNTLRVLYNNAFRVMMNLPWRCSATDMFAENRVAGFVALVQRLRVSFYSRVALSNNNIVSSVFHNVFLKREIKDL, from the exons ATGACGTGTAAATACCTGGCTTTCGAGGAAAATTTTTCGTACGCCCAAAATTTACGAGCACCTCCCAACGTCATACTC GTGAAGTGGAATAACACTCTGTCGGAGACTTATAGACTAACAAGTGGAGTGAGGCAGGGTGGTCTGACGTCGCCAGTCTTATTCAACTTATACATAAACGAGCTGATCGAGGAGCTGAGCAGCACCAGAGTCGGATGCCAGGTCGGCGGAGTGCGCGTTAATAATCTTAGTTatgcagacgacatggtgctgctcaGTCCTTCGGTCAACG AAAACCTAATGGATGATGACGATATGGAACGACAGAGGCGCAGTATAGCCTGTAGGAGTAACATGCTAGCCAGACGATTCTACCACTGCTCCAAACAGGTTAAGGTGACGCTGTTCAAGGCGTACTGTCAGTCGTTCTACACCAGCCAACTCTGGTACCGGTTCACGAGAAGTGCGTTCAACACTCTTCGTGTACTATATAACAATGCTTTCCGGGTAATGATGAACTTGCCCTGGCGGTGCAGTGCGACTGACATGTTCGCTGAGAACAGAGTTGCAGGTTTTGTCGCACTAGTGCAAAGGCTCAGGGTATCATTCTACAGCAGAGTAGCCCTGAGTAACAACAACATTGTGTCCTCTGTTTTCCATAACGTCTTTCTAAAAAGAGAGATTAAAGATTTAtag